A region of the Burkholderiales bacterium genome:
TGTCTGACAATCCCTCGCCGATAGTTTACGAAATGACCATCAGTCATGCTGAATTTTTCCGCACCTTGCCGGCTGTGATGGGAGCGCTGCCTTATGTCGTCAATGGCAGCCAGGTTTCAGCCGTAGACGATACGCGCAGGCTGAAAATAAACCTGTCGCCGGAAGGGCGGCGCAACTTCGGCCCGATTCCGCTGCCGGTGACGCACGTCGAGTTGGCGTTTGACGGGTACAGTCATGAACAGGCTCAGGCTTTTCTCGCGCGCTTCCACAATTACTTTCGGCGCGGGGGCGGTTGAGCGCCCGTTTATCGCTTGCCCGTATGCTTACCCCAGGAATCCCGCAACGTCACTGTCCGATTGAACACCGGGTTCGCCAGCGTCGAATCAATGCGATCCGCTACGAAGTAACCGTGCCGTTCGAACTGAAAACGCTGCTCAGGATTGGCTTTCTTCAGGGCAGGTTCGAGATAGGGCGCGAGTATCTGTTTCGAGCTCACGTTAATATCGAGCAGGTGATCGCTATCTCCGGCGCCGGGATTGGGCACGGAAAATAACCGATCGTACAGCCGCACTTCCGCCCGCGAAGCGTGCGCGGCTGAAACCCAGTGGATGTTGCCTTTGACCTTGCGTGTTAGCTGCGCGCCGGGCGTGCCGCTTTTGGTATCCGGATCGTACGTGCAATGCACTGCCGCCACCTCACCGCCTGCGTCTTTCTCCGCGCCTACGCACTTGATCAGATAACCGTAGCGTAGCCGCACCTCCTGGCCGGGAAACAGCCGGAAAAAACCCTTGACGGGCGTTTCCGAAAAATCGTTGCGCTCGATCCAGAGCTCCTTCGAAAACGGCATCGGCCTCGTGCCCAGCTCGGGTTTTTGCGGGTGGTTGGGCGCGTAACAATCCTCGCTTTGCCCGTCCGGATAATTATCGATGATGAGCCTGAGCGGATTCAGCACGGCGACGCGGCGCTCGCAGCGCTCGTTGAGGTCTTCGCGCATACAGTCTTCGAGTATCGAATAGTCAATCCACGAATCGGCTTTCGAAACGCCGATACGCTCGGCAAACAGGCGAAAACCTTCGGGCGTGTAACCGCGGCGGCGCGCGCCGACCAGGGTCGGCATGCGCGGATCGTCCCAGCTGTCGACATGGCCTTCTTCGACGAGCTGGATCAGCTTGCGTTTCGACAACACAACGTAGGTCAGATTGAGCCGCGCGAATTCGATTTGCCGCGGCAGCGGGCGCTTCAGCTTGCCGCCGTCGGCGAGCCGTTCGTTGAACCATTCGTACAACGGGCGATGGTCTTCGAATTCGAGCGTGCAAATCGAATGCGTGATGTCCTCGAGCGCGTCGTTGACGCCGTGCATCCAATCGTAGCTCGGATAGATGCACCAGTCGTTGCCGGTGCGGTGGTGCTCGGCGTGGCGAATGCGATACATGACCGGGTCGCGCAGGTTGATGTTCGGCGAAGTCATGTCGATTTTCGCGCGTAACACGTGCGCTCCATCGGCAAACTCGCCGGCTTTCATGCGACCTAACAGGTCGCGGTTTTCGGCGATCGGCCGATCGCGGTAAGGACTGTCCTTGCCGGCTTCAGTCAACGTGCCGCGGAATTTGCGCATTTCGTCGGCAGTCAGGCTATCGACGTAGGCCAGGCCGCGCTCAATCAGGTGCTCGGCGAATTCGTAAAGCCTGCCGAAATAATCCGACGCGTACGAAAGATGCGGCCCCCAGTCGAAACCCATCCACTTGACCGCATCGAGGATGGAGTCGACGTACTCCTGTTCTTCCCTGATCGGATTGGTATCGTCGAAACGCATATGGCACACGCCGCCATAATCGCGTGCGAGACCGAAGTTCAGACAGATCGATTTGGCATGGCCGAGGTGCAGATAGCCATTCGGCTCGGGCGGAAAGCGCGTTTCGACGCGGCCGCCGTACTTGCCGCTCGCGTTGTCGGCATCGACGATATTGCGAATGAAATTCGCGAGCTGATCGAGGGCCGCATCGCCGTTGCCGGCGGCGCTTTGATTTGATGCGGTCGGCATATTCAGGCTATTCGGAAAAGCGCTGTCGAAAAAGACGCAAGAGCTGGTCGAATTTACCCGAAAGGAGTTGCAGGTACAACCGATCGGGGGTGGGAAACAGTTATCCGCCAGGCGTAGTGTGCTTTGGTTTACGGCTGATCTGCTCGGTACTCGCACCCGGATCTTCCTCCCCCGTCATCGAGGTCATCGCATCGTCTTCGTCAAGGTGGGAATCATCAACCGGTTTGGCCGCACGCATCGCCAATCGCGTAATCGTCGTCCAATCGCGATTGGCGATAGCGTCCCGCGGCGCGAGCCATGAGCCGCCGACGCAGACAACATTGTCGAGCGCGAGGTAGTCCGCGAACGTTTTTTCGTCGATTCCGCCGGTCGGACAAAACGCCACGTCGGCAAACAGTTCGGCAAATGACGCCAGGGCCGCTAAACCGCCGCCCCGCTGCGCGGGAAAAAACTTCAACTCGTGAAAGCCCGCGTTACGCGCCGCCATGATTTCGGTAGGCGTCATGGCGCCTGGCAAATAAGGCATGCCGCATGCGCGCGCCGCTTCCGCAAGTTCCGGTGAAAACCCCGGGCTCACTGCAAAGCGGGCGCCGGCATCTTTGGCGCGCTGAAATTCGTCGGCGCGCGTAACCGTGCCGACGCCCACAACGGCATCCGGGACGTCCGCCGCGATCGCCGCGATAGCCGCCAAGCCAACCGGCGTGCGCAAGGTAATTTCGAGAACACGCAGGCCGCCGGTAACGAGCGCGCGTGCAAGCGGAATCGCATCTTCCTCGCGCCCGATGACAAGCACCGGAATCACCGGCGCGATGTCGAGGATTTCGCGGATGTTCATGCCGCAGGCTCGATCATTTTCGGTTCCTCCTTTGCAGCCTCGGCGCCATCAGAGGTCAATAGACCGGTTGCCGAAAAGCTTGTCGCGCCTTGTTCGGCCGTCGCCGCAACGCTGCGGAACACGCCGAACAGCTCGCGCCCGCAGCCTTTTTCGTTGCCGGTCAAATCCCCTGTCTTTGGCCGGCGAATGTTCCATTCGTCAAGCCCGACACGCGCTTCCAGAATGCCGCGCTCGCTGTCGAGCAGGATCATGTCGCCGTCGCGCACCTTGGCCAGCGGTCCGCCCATCGCACATTCGGGCGTGACATGGATAGCCGCCGGCACTTTGCCCGAAGCCCCCGACATCCTGCCGTCCGTAACCAATGCGACCTTGAAGCCGCGCTTTTGCAACACACCGAGTTCCGGCGTGAGCTTGTGCAGTTCCGGCATACCGTTCGCGCGCGGCCCCTGGAAGCGCACGATGGCGACGAAATCACGCTCGAGCCTCCCCGCCTGAAATGCGGCGAGGACGGCATCCTGCGTGTCGAAAACAAGCGCCGGCGCCTCGATCACGCGATGCGCGGGGGCGACGGCGGAGGTCTTGATTACCGCGCGGCCCAGATTACCTGTCATCAGCTTCAGGCCGCCATCCGCGCTGAACGGATCGCTGACCGGCCGCAGAATGTTCGGATCCAGGCTGATCCGCGGCGCCGGGCGCCAGGCAAGCCTGCCTTGGTCGAGCCACGGCTCCTCGCGATAACGTTGTAAATCGCCTGCCGCCACCGTTGCAACGTCTGCGTGCAACAAGCCGGCATCGATCAGTTCGCCGATCAAAAATCCCATACCGCCCGCCGCCTGGAATTGATTGATATCCGCCGCGCCGTTCGGATAGATCCTTGCCAGAAGCGGTATGCGATCCGACAGATCGCTGAAATCGTCCCAGTTGATATCGATGCCCGCGGCGCGGGCAATCGCAACCAGATGCATGGTGTGATTCGTCGAGCCGCCAGTCGCGAGCAAGCCGACGATCGCATTGACGATGGCGCGCTCGTCGACGACGTGTCCGATCGGCGTGTATTCGCTGCCGCGCGGCGTGATCGCGGCAGCGCGCTTCGCCGCTTCCGCCGTCAACGCGTCGCGCAACGGCGTGTCCGGATTGACGAAAGCCGCGCCCGGCAGATGCAGGCCCATCACTTCCATCATCATCTGATTGCTGTTGGCGGTGCCATAAAAGGTACACGTGCCCGGCGCGTGATAAGACTTCATCTCGGTTTCGAGCAGCGCTTCACGATCGATTTTTCGTTCGGCAAAAAGCTGACGCACGCGCGCTTTTTCGTCGTTGGCGATGCCGGTCGGCATCGGTCCGCCGGGGACGAAGATGACGGGGAGATGACCGAAGCTCAACGCACCGATCAAAAGCCCGGGCACGATCTTGTCGCAAACGCCGAGGCACAGCGCGGCATCGAACAGATTGTGCGACAGGGCGATGGCCGTGCTCATCGCGATCACGTCGCGCGAGAACAACGACAGCTCCATCCCCGGCTGACCCTGCGTCACGCCATCGCACATCGCAGGCACGCCTCCCGCGAACTGCGCGACTACGCCGGCTTCGTTCGTGGCCGCTCTGAGGATTTGCGGAAAGCGTTCAAACGGTTGATGCGCCGATAAAACATCGTTGTACGAGGAGACAATCGCGATGTTCGCTCGGGCGTTGTCGCGTATCCTCGCTTTCGCTTCGGGTGGCAATGCCGCCATGCCGTGCGCGAAATTCGTGCACGACAAGCTCTTGCGCAACGGCCCTGCTTTCGCGGCTTCGTCGATGCGCCGCAGATAGGCGGGACGCGTTGCGCGGCTGCGTTCGCGTATGCGTTCAGTGACGGCGATCACTGTCGAATCAGGCTTGGGGAAATTCACGGCGTGAAATACTGTCTGGAAGCAGGGGTCGCGCGCAGGTCGAATAACTGTTTAGTATAGTCCCCGTGATGAATGTTCCAATCTGCAAATAACCGGCTCGCAAGCACGGCACTTTAACGATAATGCCGGACAAATCAATCTACGGCGCCTTTCCGCACCCACCATGACGCAAACGCAATCCCAAAACTTCGACATGATCGTATTCGGCGGAAGCGGCGATCTGGCGATGCGGAAGTTGCTGCCCGCGCTTTACTATTTGCACCGCGATCCGGATTTTCCAAAGGGCCGCATCACCGCCGTCGCCCGGCAAACCCTTACGCGCGACGCTTACCTTGCCATGGTCGAGGAGCATCTGCGCAAGCACATTCCGGCCAGCGATTGGGTGGATGACGATCGAAACGGATTTTTCGAACGCATCGACTACTGCGCGATGGACGCCAAGCAATTCGGCGATTATGAAGCGCTGTCCGCCAAGCTCGAAGGGCGCGAGGAGCGCGTGCGCGTGTTTTATCTCGCGACCGTGCCCGAACTATTCAGGTCGATTAGCGCGAATCTCGATGCCGCGGGTTTGATCACGAAGGAAGCGCGCGTCGTGCTCGAAAAACCAATCGGCCGCGATCTCGCCTCGGCCAACCGCATCAACGACGAAGTCGGCGCAGTGTTCGATGAACACCAGATTTACCGCATCGATCACTATCTGGCCAAGGAGACGGTGCAGAACCTGATCGCGATGCGCTTCGGCAATACGCTGTTCGAGCCGTTGTGGCGGCGTGGCTGGATCAGTTACGTGCAGATCACCGTCGCCGAGCAAATCGGCATGAGCGGGCGCGGCAGCTACTACGAAACCTCGGGCGCGCTGCGCGACATGGTGCAAAACCATTTGCTGCAACTACTGTGCGTGATCGCCATGGAGCCCCCGAACAGCCTGGCGCCGGACGCGATGCGCGACGAAAAGCTCAAAGTTCTGCGCGCGCTGCGCCCGCTTTCCGGACAGCAGGCGCTGGCGAAAACCGTGCGCGGTCAATACCGCGGCGGTGTGATCGAGGGTGCAGCCACGCCCGCTTATCGCGAAGAAGAGCACGTTTCGCCGGACAGCCGGGTCGAGACTTTCGTCGCGCTGAAAGCGGAACTCGATTCATGGCGCTGGGCCGGCATTCCCTTTTTTCTGCGCACGGGGAAAAGGCTGCAACAGCGCTTGTCGGAAATTGTCATAACTTTCCGCGAGGTCCCGCATTCGATCTTCGATACGGGTAACGCGATCGAGTCGAACCGGCTGGTCATACGTCTGCAGCCTGACGAAAGCGTCAAGCTGTATCTGATGGCTAAAGTGCCGGGCGACGAGATGCGCCTGAAGCCGGTCAGCCTGAATCTCGATTTCAGGGAATCGTTCAAGACGCATGAGGCCGGCGCGTATGAACGGCTGTTGATGGACGTTATTCGCGGCAAGCTCACGCTGTTCATGCGCCGCGACGAAGTGACTGCGGCATGGCAGTGGATCGAGCCTGTCCTCGAGGCCTGGAAGGGCGGCGAGGATGCGCCGAAGCCGTACGCCGCGGGCACTTGGGGTCCGCCCGCCGCAAGCGCCTTGATCGGACGCGACGGCTATCACTGGAACGAGGAAAGTTGAGCGACTCTCCCGAATCATTGGCTGCTATCGGCAGCGCAGGCGGCGGCAATGAGCCCATCGTGCATCGTTTCGATGACGGCGCGGCTTTGGCGTCCGAGATGGCGCGACGCATTGCGGATCGACTGGCAACCGCCATCGCAGTCAGGGAAAAAGCGACTCTCGTCCTTTCAGGCGGCCGCACGCCGATTCCGTTTTTCGAGCAACTGCGACAGCGGACCCTGCCTTGGGCCAGGCTTGTCATCACCCTGGCCGACGAGCGCTGGGTTTCAGCCACGTCGGCCGATAGCAACGAGCGTCTGGTTCGCGACCATTTGCTGCAAGGCGATGCGGGCATGGCGCGCTTCTTTGGACTGAAAAATGCGGCGCCTACACCTCATGAAGGCTTGCCGAACTGTTCGGCCATGCTCGGTCAACTGCCGCGACCATACGACGTTGTTGTGCTCGGCATGGGCGACGATGGCCACTTCGCGTCATTGTTTCCGGACACTTCCGGGCTAGCTGCGGCGCTCGATCCTTATAGCGAGGCGCGCTGCGTCGCGGTCAATTCGCCGTCAGCACAGTACCAGCGCATGAGCCAGACGCTGGCGGCACTGGTCGATGCCAGGCTGCTGGTTTTGCATATCGAAGGTGAACGCAAATGGCGGCGCTACCGGGAAGCGCTGGACAGCGGTCCGGCGCGCGAATTGCCGGCGCGCGCCTTGCTCGGTCAGCAACGGACTCCCGTAGAAGTCTACTGGGCGCCGTAAGGTGTTGTTATCGTCGGGTAAATCGGACTCAAAAAAATCTTGCCCGGGCGCTGAAAATGACTGGGCCAGGAATGCTGCGGATACGCCTTATTGTTTCAATTAGCACGCAATTTTGATAGAATCTCGCAGTTAATTTCCAGATGGGCTTCCAGCCCATTTTTTATTTGCTGTCAGCTTTTCGCTTCCGGGCCGCGCATGGATTTGCGTAAATCGATCGAGCCCGCGCTGGTTGGCCTCGGCTATGAGTTGGTTGCGCTGGAAAGCGCAGGGCAGGGGCGCGCGATGCGGGTCTTCATAGACAAACCCGACGGTGTCAACATAGACGACTGCACCCTGGTCAGCAATCATCTGACACGCCTGCTTGCGGTCGAAGGTTTCGATTACAGCAGACTGGAAGTTTCATCGCCGGGGCTCGATCGGCCGCTGACGCGGCCCGAGGACTTCGTGCGGTTTACCGGACAAAAGGCGCGCGTCAGGTTGCGCATTCCGCATGCGGGGCAGAAGAACTTCGTCGGCATCCTGCGCGGATTCGCCGATGGTGTGCTGCAGATCGAGGTGGATGGCAAGTCGCTTGAATTCGGACTCGCCGATCTTGAGAAGGTCCGACTTGCGCCCGATCTATAGTTGGAGATAAAGATGAGCCGCGAAATTCTATTATTGGTCGATGCGCTGGGACGTGAGAAGAACGTCGCCAAGGAAATCGTGTTTGGCGCGCTCGAATTGGCGCTCGCTTCCGCGACCAAGAAAAAATTTGCAGAGGACATCGACGTGCGCGTCGAAGTCGATCGCACGACCGGCGAGCATTCGGCATTCCGGCGCTGGCTGGTCGTCGCGGATGATGCGGTCGAAATGCCCTTGCAGCAGATCGCCTTGAGCGAAGCGCAACAGCGCGATCCGGAAGTCGAACTGACCGATTCCATCGAGGAGCCGCTCGAGCCGGTCGAATTCGGTCGCATCGGCGCGCAAACCGCGAAACAGGTCATTCTGCAGAAAATCCGCGATGCCGAGCGCGAGCAGATCCTGAACGATTTTTTGCTGCGCAAGGAGCATCTGGTCAATGGTGTGATAAAGCGCATGGAGCGCGGCAACGCCATCATCGAATCCGGTCGCGTCGAAGCGCTGCTGCCGCGCGACCAGATGATCCCCAAGGAGAATTTGCGGGTTGGCGATCGCGTGCGCGCCTTTCTGGCAAGGATCGATCGCGCCGCGCGCGGCCCGCAGCTGGTGCTGTCGCGCGTCTCTCCCGAATTTCTGGTCAAGCTGTTCGAGCTTGAGGTGCCTGAAATTGAAGAGGGTCTGCTGGAAATCAAGGCGGCGGCGCGTGACCCGGGTTCGCGTGCGAAAATCGCGGTCAAATCTAACGATCCCCGCATCGATCCGATCGGCACCTGCGTCGGCATGCGCGGTTCGCGCGTGCAGGCGGTCACCGGCGAACTGGCAGGCGAGCGCGTCGACATCATTTCGTGGTCGGCCGATCCCGCGCAATTCGTTATCAATGCGCTGGCGCCGGCTGAGGTTTCCAGCATCGTCGTCGACGAGGAAAAGCACAGCATGGATATCGTCGTCGACGAAGACAATCTAGCGCAGGCGATTGGCCGAGCCGGTCAGAACGTCAAGCTCGCATCGGAACTGACCGGTTGGGAAATCAATCTTATGACGGTCGAGGAATCGCATAAAAAGAACGAGGAAGAGTTTGCGACAGTGCGCTCGCTCTTCATGGAGAAACTCGATGTCGACGAGGAAGTCGCCGACATTCTCGTGCAGGAAGGCTTTTCGACCCTGGAGGAGGTTGCCTATGTCCCGCTGACCGAAATGCTCGAAATCGAATCGTTCGACGAGGATACGGTCAATGAGTTGCGCAGCCGTGCGCGGAATTCGCTGCTGACGCAGGCGATCGCCTCCGAAGAACGGGTCGAGAATAACGCCGAGGATTTGCTGACGCTTGAAGGCATGGATAACCAGACCGCGCGCGAGCTGGCCGCCAAGGGCGTGACGACCATCGAAAATCTTGCCGATCTCGCGCTCGACGATCTGGTGGAAATGACGGGTATGGACGCCGAGCGGGCTAAACAATTGATCATGACGGCCCGCGCGCCGTGGTTTGCGTGAGCGTGGTTTGCGTAAGTTGAGGGAGTTCGGTAATGGCACAGATTAATGTCGTGGAATTCGCCGGCGAGCTGGGTTTGCAGCCGGCCGTGCTGCTCGAGCAGTTGCAGGCGGCCGGAGTCAACAAAAAGCTCGTTGAAAGCACTGTCCTCACCGAACACGACAAGACCCAGTTGCTCGACTATTTGCGGCGCGTGCATGGCGCCAAGGAGAGCAAGAACAAGATCACGCTGACCCGCCGCCAGACCACCGAGATCAAGAAAGCCGACAGCACCGGGCGCGCGCGCACGATTCAGGTAGAGGTGCGCAAAAAACGCGTGTTCGTCAAACGCGATCCGGCGGAAACGGCGCTTGCTGTCGAGCCGACGCCGCAGCCGGAGCCGCCAGTCAAGATCGCGGCCGCGCCGGCGCCGGCCGCGCCCATCATCGATGCCGCCGAAAAGGCGCTGCGAGAAAACGAAGCGAAGCAGCAGGCTGAATTGCGCGCGCGGCAAAGCGAAGAGCTGCGCAGCAAACAGGAACAGAAAGACAAGCGGAAGGCCGGCGCGGAAGCTCGGGAAGCGCAGAGTTCCGACGCTGCTCCCGTCGTTGCCGAAGCCCTGCCGCCGGTCGCTGCGGTTGCGGGCGAGGTTCCAGCCGCCGAAGCGACGACGACTGCCCCGGGAGCAACCGATCATACCCTGCATAAGCCGGTCGCCAAGCCTGCCGACAAGGCCGCCAAGCCGAAAGGCGCGAAAAAGCCGACCAAACAGACGACGTGGAAGGATGATTCGCTCAAGCGCCGTGGTTTGAAAACCCGCGGCGATACCGGCGGAATGGGGTGGCGCGATCGCCGTTCGGCAAAACCGAAAGCCGACGACAACCTGCTTCACGGATTCTCGCTGCCGACCGAGCCGCGCGTCTTCGAAGTGATGGTGCCGGAGACGATCAGCGTCGCCGCGCTCGCACAAAGAATGTCGGTGAAGGCGGCCGAAGTTATCAAGGCATTGATGAAGTTGGGCTCGATGGTGACTATAAATCAGGTGCTCGATCAGGACACCGCCATGATTCTGGTCGAGGAAATGGGCCATATCGCGAAGCGCGCCAAGCTCGATGATCCGGAAGCTTTCCTGAGCGGCGGCGAGACAGCGCCCGAAGTCTCGCTCGAACACCGCGCGCCGGTTGTCACCGTGATGGGGCACGTCGATCACGGCAAGACCTCATTGCTCGATCACATACGCCGCACCCGCGTTGCCAGCGGCGAAGCGGGCGGCATTACCCAGCATATCGGCGCCTATCACGTAGAGACGCCGCGCGGTATGGTCACGTTTCTCGATACACCGGGCCATGAAGCGTTTACCGCAATGCGTGCACGCGGCGCCAAGGTTACCGATATCGTCATTCTGGTCATCGGTGCTGATGACGGTGTCATGCCGCAGACGATAGAAGCGATTCATCACGCGAAAGCGGCAAAGGTGCCGATCGTGGTTGCGCTGAACAAGATCGACAAGCCGGAAGCCAATCCCGAGCGCATACGCCAGGAACTGGTTACGCACGAAGTCGTTCCCGAAGCTTGGGGCGGCGACACCATATTCGCCGAAGTCTCGGCCAAAACCGGTCAGGGCATCGATCAACTGCTCGATAGCGTATTGCTGCAGGCCGAAGTGCTCGAGTTGACCGCCTCCAGGCAAACTCCCGCGAAAGGTATCGTGATCGAAGCGCGGCTGGATAAGGGCCGGGGGCCGATCGCGACCATACTCGTGCAATCCGGGACATTGAAACGCGGCGATATTCTCCTCGCGGGCGCCGCCTTCGGACGCGTGCGCGCCATGCTCGATGAAGCCGGCAACGCTATCCAGGAAGCCGGCCCGTCGATACCTGTCGAGATTCAGGGTTTGTCTGAAGTGCCGGCGGCCGGCGAAGACGTGCTGGTGGTCAGCGACGAGAGGAAGGCGCGCGAAATCGCGTTATTCCGCCAGGGTAAATTCCGCGATGTGAAACTGGCGAAGCAGCATGCGGCCAAGCTCGAGAACATGTTCGAGGAAAGCGGCGTCCAGGTCCGCACACTGTCGCTGATCGTGAAAGCCGACGTGCAAGGCTCTTACGAAGCGCTATCGCACGCGCTGCAGAAGCTTTCGACCAGCGAAGTCAAGGTCAACATCATTCATACCGCCGTTGGCGCGATCACCGAATCGGACATCAATCTGGCGCTGGCTTCCAGCGCGGTGGTGATCGGCTTCAACAGCCGCGCCGATGCGACAGCGCGCAAGCTGATCGGAACGACCGGTGTCGATGTCCGCTATTACAACATCATTTACGACGCGGTCGACGAGATCAAAGCCGCGTTGTCGGGCATGCTCGCGCCGGAACGCAAGGAAAGTATCACCGGCCTCGTCGATGTGCGGCAGGTCTTCCGGATTTCCAAGGTCGGCGCGGTTGCCGGTTGTTTCGTGCTCGAAGGCAGCATCAAGCGCGGCGCCTCGATTCGCGTGCTGCGGGAGAATGTCGTGATCCACAGCGGCGAACTCGATTCGTTGAAACGCTTCAAGGATGACGTGCGCGAAGTCAAAGCCGGTTTCGAGTGCGGGTTGTCGGTAAAAAACTTCAACGACATCAACGTCGGCGACCAGCTCGAAGTCTACGAAGTCGTCGAGGTCGCGCGCTCGCTGTAAGCCTCGGACGCTGTTCGTTCATGCCGAAAGATTATCCGCGCAGCCTGCGCATTGCCGAGCTGATTCAGCGTGAACTCGCCGAGCTGATCCGGCTGCGGTTGCATGATCCGCGCGTCGGTATGGTGACGATTACCGATGTGGACGTCAGCTCGGATAACAAGCACGCAAAAGTTTTTTTTACCGCGCTCATAAGTCAGGAGCAGTTGGCGGATGTGTCCGCCGGCTTGCAGCACGCGGCCGGGTTTCTGCGTAGCGAACTGGCGCGAAGTCTGAAGCTGCGCGTCGTTCCGGATCTGCATTTCGCGCACGATCCATCGGTCGAGCGTGGCGCCCGTTTATCGAAGCTGATCGATGACGCGCTGCATGCCGGCACCGATCAGGTCGAGTAGCGTGCAGAAACAAACGCAGCGCCGTGATCTGGATGGCGTGCTGTTGCTGGACAAGCCAGCCGGCATCACCTCGAACGCGGCGCTGCAGCGGGTGAAGCGCTTGTACGGGGCAGCGAAAGCCGGACATTGCGGAACGCTGG
Encoded here:
- a CDS encoding glutamine--tRNA ligase/YqeY domain fusion protein; translation: MPTASNQSAAGNGDAALDQLANFIRNIVDADNASGKYGGRVETRFPPEPNGYLHLGHAKSICLNFGLARDYGGVCHMRFDDTNPIREEQEYVDSILDAVKWMGFDWGPHLSYASDYFGRLYEFAEHLIERGLAYVDSLTADEMRKFRGTLTEAGKDSPYRDRPIAENRDLLGRMKAGEFADGAHVLRAKIDMTSPNINLRDPVMYRIRHAEHHRTGNDWCIYPSYDWMHGVNDALEDITHSICTLEFEDHRPLYEWFNERLADGGKLKRPLPRQIEFARLNLTYVVLSKRKLIQLVEEGHVDSWDDPRMPTLVGARRRGYTPEGFRLFAERIGVSKADSWIDYSILEDCMREDLNERCERRVAVLNPLRLIIDNYPDGQSEDCYAPNHPQKPELGTRPMPFSKELWIERNDFSETPVKGFFRLFPGQEVRLRYGYLIKCVGAEKDAGGEVAAVHCTYDPDTKSGTPGAQLTRKVKGNIHWVSAAHASRAEVRLYDRLFSVPNPGAGDSDHLLDINVSSKQILAPYLEPALKKANPEQRFQFERHGYFVADRIDSTLANPVFNRTVTLRDSWGKHTGKR
- the eda gene encoding bifunctional 4-hydroxy-2-oxoglutarate aldolase/2-dehydro-3-deoxy-phosphogluconate aldolase → MNIREILDIAPVIPVLVIGREEDAIPLARALVTGGLRVLEITLRTPVGLAAIAAIAADVPDAVVGVGTVTRADEFQRAKDAGARFAVSPGFSPELAEAARACGMPYLPGAMTPTEIMAARNAGFHELKFFPAQRGGGLAALASFAELFADVAFCPTGGIDEKTFADYLALDNVVCVGGSWLAPRDAIANRDWTTITRLAMRAAKPVDDSHLDEDDAMTSMTGEEDPGASTEQISRKPKHTTPGG
- a CDS encoding phosphogluconate dehydratase, giving the protein MNFPKPDSTVIAVTERIRERSRATRPAYLRRIDEAAKAGPLRKSLSCTNFAHGMAALPPEAKARIRDNARANIAIVSSYNDVLSAHQPFERFPQILRAATNEAGVVAQFAGGVPAMCDGVTQGQPGMELSLFSRDVIAMSTAIALSHNLFDAALCLGVCDKIVPGLLIGALSFGHLPVIFVPGGPMPTGIANDEKARVRQLFAERKIDREALLETEMKSYHAPGTCTFYGTANSNQMMMEVMGLHLPGAAFVNPDTPLRDALTAEAAKRAAAITPRGSEYTPIGHVVDERAIVNAIVGLLATGGSTNHTMHLVAIARAAGIDINWDDFSDLSDRIPLLARIYPNGAADINQFQAAGGMGFLIGELIDAGLLHADVATVAAGDLQRYREEPWLDQGRLAWRPAPRISLDPNILRPVSDPFSADGGLKLMTGNLGRAVIKTSAVAPAHRVIEAPALVFDTQDAVLAAFQAGRLERDFVAIVRFQGPRANGMPELHKLTPELGVLQKRGFKVALVTDGRMSGASGKVPAAIHVTPECAMGGPLAKVRDGDMILLDSERGILEARVGLDEWNIRRPKTGDLTGNEKGCGRELFGVFRSVAATAEQGATSFSATGLLTSDGAEAAKEEPKMIEPAA
- the zwf gene encoding glucose-6-phosphate dehydrogenase — encoded protein: MTQTQSQNFDMIVFGGSGDLAMRKLLPALYYLHRDPDFPKGRITAVARQTLTRDAYLAMVEEHLRKHIPASDWVDDDRNGFFERIDYCAMDAKQFGDYEALSAKLEGREERVRVFYLATVPELFRSISANLDAAGLITKEARVVLEKPIGRDLASANRINDEVGAVFDEHQIYRIDHYLAKETVQNLIAMRFGNTLFEPLWRRGWISYVQITVAEQIGMSGRGSYYETSGALRDMVQNHLLQLLCVIAMEPPNSLAPDAMRDEKLKVLRALRPLSGQQALAKTVRGQYRGGVIEGAATPAYREEEHVSPDSRVETFVALKAELDSWRWAGIPFFLRTGKRLQQRLSEIVITFREVPHSIFDTGNAIESNRLVIRLQPDESVKLYLMAKVPGDEMRLKPVSLNLDFRESFKTHEAGAYERLLMDVIRGKLTLFMRRDEVTAAWQWIEPVLEAWKGGEDAPKPYAAGTWGPPAASALIGRDGYHWNEES
- the pgl gene encoding 6-phosphogluconolactonase, translating into MARRIADRLATAIAVREKATLVLSGGRTPIPFFEQLRQRTLPWARLVITLADERWVSATSADSNERLVRDHLLQGDAGMARFFGLKNAAPTPHEGLPNCSAMLGQLPRPYDVVVLGMGDDGHFASLFPDTSGLAAALDPYSEARCVAVNSPSAQYQRMSQTLAALVDARLLVLHIEGERKWRRYREALDSGPARELPARALLGQQRTPVEVYWAP
- the rimP gene encoding ribosome maturation factor RimP — protein: MDLRKSIEPALVGLGYELVALESAGQGRAMRVFIDKPDGVNIDDCTLVSNHLTRLLAVEGFDYSRLEVSSPGLDRPLTRPEDFVRFTGQKARVRLRIPHAGQKNFVGILRGFADGVLQIEVDGKSLEFGLADLEKVRLAPDL
- the nusA gene encoding transcription termination/antitermination protein NusA yields the protein MSREILLLVDALGREKNVAKEIVFGALELALASATKKKFAEDIDVRVEVDRTTGEHSAFRRWLVVADDAVEMPLQQIALSEAQQRDPEVELTDSIEEPLEPVEFGRIGAQTAKQVILQKIRDAEREQILNDFLLRKEHLVNGVIKRMERGNAIIESGRVEALLPRDQMIPKENLRVGDRVRAFLARIDRAARGPQLVLSRVSPEFLVKLFELEVPEIEEGLLEIKAAARDPGSRAKIAVKSNDPRIDPIGTCVGMRGSRVQAVTGELAGERVDIISWSADPAQFVINALAPAEVSSIVVDEEKHSMDIVVDEDNLAQAIGRAGQNVKLASELTGWEINLMTVEESHKKNEEEFATVRSLFMEKLDVDEEVADILVQEGFSTLEEVAYVPLTEMLEIESFDEDTVNELRSRARNSLLTQAIASEERVENNAEDLLTLEGMDNQTARELAAKGVTTIENLADLALDDLVEMTGMDAERAKQLIMTARAPWFA